One Stratiformator vulcanicus genomic window, CGATCAGCCTTTCCTAGCAGTCGCAATAGGAATGAACCGTAAAGGGGATTCACGCTGCGAAACGCGAGTAGCTCCTGCATCTTCTCCGTCGGCACGGCCAGTCGTGGCTCGTAGTGGGACAGGACTTGACCGTCACCAGAATCGTTCTCCTCTGAGGCAATTTTATTATCCGCCTCGGAGACCTCGATCAGACCGGCATCCTCTCTGGCATCCTCGATTAATGAACCGAGTAGGCCTTGGTCCGGCTCGGCTTCAGGTTGCTGGGACGATGAATTCCCGTCGTTTTTCGTCTCACCCTTTTCCTTCGGCTTCGGGGGAGCCGGTTCCAGTTTTACGAATCCGCCGGCGTCGAGCGATAACAGCATCCGCGTCAGATTTTTTTGCCCGCCCTCCACACCGCCCGGTGGCAACAGCCGTTTCCTGACGACCTCCCGCAGCGGCTCGACGTCGGGCGAAATTTTGAGCAGGTGGGCCAGCAGTCGCCACGGCAACTGCCCGCGACTGGAGAGCTTGCCGGGCGGAGCTTCGATCAATTGATTAAATTGCTCCTCGCCCCAGTACTGAAAATTACTGCGACGTTTCGGCATCTTTTTCTTAAGACGCTTGATCGTGGCCCGCACCTTCGGGTCGGGGGAGTTTTCAAGCTCTTCCAAATTGTTTTTCTGGTGCCAGCGGGCAATTTTGACGTCGTCGTCATGGGCCAATGCGACCACATGGCCCTTATCGTCAAACTGCGGCCGGCCGGCCCGACCGAACATCTGGTGGGCGGAGCTGGCATCAATCAGTTTCTTGCGTCCCGGTGGGCCTTTCAGCAGCGTTGTTAATACGACCGACCGCGCCGGAAGATTCATTCCTGCTGCTAGAGTCTCTGTGCAAACAACGACGGAAAGCAATTTACGAATGAAAATCTCTTCGACGATCCGCTTGTATTTCGGAAGAATGCCCGCATGGTGAACGCCGACGCCGCGGAGCAGGATCGGCTTTAATTTCCGACCCGCTGCGGTGTCGAGAGAGTATTCTTCTAGAATCGCAGCCAGTTCCTTTTGACGGGCACTGGAAACGAGATGCTTCCCCTTTAAGGTCTCGGCAACCGACCAGCACTCATCTCGGTTAAAACAAAATAGCAGGGTCGGCACGAGTCGCGAGTCATCGTCCCCCTGAGTCATCGATTCGATCTGGTCGGTTAATAATTCATCGCCGACCCAATGGTAAGTGAGCGGGACTTTCCGCTCCTCCGTGCGAACAAGTTGAATCGTGCGACCGTGCGCGCCGTGCAGCCAGGCGACAAACTCGGGCGCGTTTCCGACCGTCGCTGAAAGCAACAGCAGCCGCACATGAGCCGGCAGCAGGCTCAGTGACAATTCCCACACGATGCCGCGCTCGGGGTCGGCGAAGCTGTGAAACTCATCCATCACAACTGCGGCGACGTCCGCAAAGTCGAACGCCTCGCGGTGCAGCAGACGGTTGAGCAGAATCTCAGCCACGACGACCAGCACCTTGGCCCGCGGGTTGACCGCACGATTGCCCGTGACCAGCCCGACATCGTCGGCCGAGAAGCCCCAGCGGACGGCCGCGTCACGAATTTCCTGAAATTTCTGTTCCGTGAGTGCGATCAGGGGCGTCGTGTAATAGGCCGTCTTGCCGGTATGAAGTGCTTCGAACAGAGCCGCTTCGGCGATCAACGTCTTTCCCGTGCCCGTCGGTGCGCAGACCAAAACGCCTTGCGGGTGGGTGAACCACGCCAGGAGAG contains:
- a CDS encoding DEAD/DEAH box helicase — encoded protein: MPDAPPSRDDLLSQYLDALPYDPYPVQEEALLAWFTHPQGVLVCAPTGTGKTLIAEAALFEALHTGKTAYYTTPLIALTEQKFQEIRDAAVRWGFSADDVGLVTGNRAVNPRAKVLVVVAEILLNRLLHREAFDFADVAAVVMDEFHSFADPERGIVWELSLSLLPAHVRLLLLSATVGNAPEFVAWLHGAHGRTIQLVRTEERKVPLTYHWVGDELLTDQIESMTQGDDDSRLVPTLLFCFNRDECWSVAETLKGKHLVSSARQKELAAILEEYSLDTAAGRKLKPILLRGVGVHHAGILPKYKRIVEEIFIRKLLSVVVCTETLAAGMNLPARSVVLTTLLKGPPGRKKLIDASSAHQMFGRAGRPQFDDKGHVVALAHDDDVKIARWHQKNNLEELENSPDPKVRATIKRLKKKMPKRRSNFQYWGEEQFNQLIEAPPGKLSSRGQLPWRLLAHLLKISPDVEPLREVVRKRLLPPGGVEGGQKNLTRMLLSLDAGGFVKLEPAPPKPKEKGETKNDGNSSSQQPEAEPDQGLLGSLIEDAREDAGLIEVSEADNKIASEENDSGDGQVLSHYEPRLAVPTEKMQELLAFRSVNPLYGSFLLRLLGKADREETLQILESLLEVPGSTQRQVRVPQPDRLEPGPLATQYVDQEVLARGLLSAEELYPDRSDEAVRELHQFAPPIGEKVQLLFRHEFPNVRDVRVRAVRIAADLLEFGGDFNSYVSGRDLARQEGVIFRHLLRLILLCGEFRAVCPDGRDPAEWSEELLEIENALTESCRAVDTQSTDVMLEQSQHDPLDGEPEPSEADDANGSLGDHTPFGDGLAID